One window from the genome of Salisaeta longa DSM 21114 encodes:
- a CDS encoding glycosyltransferase, which translates to METVACQDKLFDMIALEAIACGSPVVASAVDGLPESVGNCGVLVEPENPEALADGIEQALAPAVRNELREAMPAHIARHRIDRVADEYLEVIEQYMEEGA; encoded by the coding sequence GTGGAAACCGTAGCCTGCCAAGACAAATTGTTTGATATGATTGCGTTGGAGGCAATTGCCTGTGGGAGTCCAGTAGTGGCCTCAGCTGTTGATGGTCTTCCGGAATCGGTTGGAAACTGCGGAGTTTTAGTCGAGCCAGAGAATCCAGAAGCGCTGGCCGATGGCATCGAACAGGCCCTGGCGCCTGCTGTGCGAAACGAGTTGCGAGAAGCCATGCCTGCCCACATTGCCCGTCACCGCATCGACCGTGTGGCAGATGAATATCTGGAGGTGATTGAGCAGTATATGGAAGAGGGCGCGTAA
- a CDS encoding glycosyltransferase, with translation MPNVSRAFGGPTESLIGYAQAAHHAGIAVDVAAPAPPDDLAWLQAQVPFASFHFFRGWGRHAYAIAPGLWSFVWERGAAYDVVHTHGLFNPVSSLAARVSTARGYPTVMRPFGTLSRYTFSRRALLKRLYFYTVDRPALQAAAALHFTTAAEKDEAARLPLDTVSSRGHVVPPPWRGTRASEPSTAKASRPTVLFLSRLHPKKNIEGLLEAWRQVVQACPTAHLQIAGTGAEPYVAARKKQARTLGIDASVTFCGFLTGADKAAALARAWVFVLPSHQENFGIAVLEAVAAGLPVVISPEVQLASFVQQHDLGRVTDRSPDAIAAALTTLLQDRERRASIAARTSDAVAATFGRSVVGQQLRQMYESTAQQV, from the coding sequence ATGCCGAACGTCTCGCGGGCTTTTGGTGGCCCCACCGAGTCGTTGATTGGCTATGCCCAGGCTGCGCATCATGCCGGCATTGCCGTAGACGTGGCCGCGCCTGCGCCGCCGGATGATCTTGCGTGGTTGCAGGCACAGGTGCCGTTTGCCTCCTTCCACTTCTTTCGGGGATGGGGCCGGCACGCATATGCCATTGCGCCAGGGCTGTGGTCGTTTGTATGGGAGCGCGGTGCAGCCTACGACGTGGTGCACACCCATGGGCTTTTCAACCCGGTGAGCAGCCTGGCCGCGCGCGTGTCCACAGCGCGCGGCTACCCCACGGTGATGCGTCCGTTTGGCACCTTGTCGCGCTACACCTTCTCGCGGCGCGCGCTGCTCAAGCGGCTGTATTTTTACACCGTCGACCGTCCGGCCCTGCAGGCTGCGGCGGCGTTGCACTTCACCACCGCGGCGGAGAAAGACGAGGCGGCCCGGCTGCCGCTGGACACGGTGTCCTCACGCGGTCATGTGGTGCCTCCGCCCTGGCGGGGCACGCGCGCATCCGAACCCTCCACAGCAAAAGCCTCGCGGCCCACGGTACTGTTTCTGTCCCGTTTGCATCCCAAAAAGAACATAGAGGGCTTGCTGGAGGCCTGGCGGCAGGTAGTGCAGGCGTGTCCAACGGCCCATCTGCAAATTGCCGGAACCGGTGCCGAGCCGTACGTGGCCGCCCGCAAGAAGCAGGCACGCACGTTAGGCATTGACGCCTCGGTCACGTTCTGCGGGTTCCTCACCGGCGCAGACAAGGCAGCAGCCCTGGCGCGGGCCTGGGTGTTTGTCTTGCCCTCGCACCAGGAAAACTTTGGCATCGCCGTGTTGGAGGCTGTAGCCGCAGGCCTTCCGGTCGTTATTTCGCCCGAGGTGCAGCTCGCGTCGTTTGTTCAGCAGCACGACCTGGGGCGCGTCACCGATCGGTCCCCCGATGCGATTGCGGCAGCGCTCACCACGTTGCTCCAAGACCGCGAGCGCCGCGCGTCCATTGCAGCACGCACCTCCGATGCCGTTGCAGCGACCTTCGGACGGTCAGTAGTTGGGCAGCAGCTGCGTCAGATGTACGAATCGACCGCCCAGCAGGTATGA
- a CDS encoding acyltransferase encodes MTQENRQSITARVRAMPWLLGLELRRRLAWPACRMQFAWHGISWGRRWRLFGRPIIQKHRGSTIKAGDGLVLRSWPRANPLAPRQPVVWATRTPEAHIVIGADCGFTGTVLVAATGITIGDRVQVGGNVSIVDTDFHPLTPDARAANFNAGATRPITIADDVFIGMDSLLLKGVTVGAGSVVGAGSVVTRDVPPGTVVAGNPAQVVRTLEP; translated from the coding sequence ATGACGCAGGAAAATCGCCAATCCATCACCGCACGTGTACGGGCGATGCCTTGGCTGCTTGGGCTGGAGCTTCGCCGCCGCCTCGCCTGGCCGGCATGCCGGATGCAATTTGCGTGGCACGGGATTTCGTGGGGGCGTCGGTGGCGCCTCTTTGGCCGGCCGATCATTCAAAAGCACCGGGGCAGCACCATCAAGGCAGGAGACGGGCTCGTGCTCCGTTCGTGGCCGCGGGCGAATCCGCTAGCGCCGCGGCAGCCGGTGGTGTGGGCCACGCGCACCCCCGAGGCCCACATTGTCATCGGTGCAGACTGCGGGTTTACGGGCACTGTGCTCGTCGCGGCCACGGGCATCACCATCGGCGACCGCGTGCAGGTGGGCGGCAACGTTTCGATTGTGGACACCGACTTTCACCCGCTCACGCCGGACGCACGAGCGGCCAATTTTAATGCCGGAGCGACGCGCCCGATCACCATTGCGGATGATGTATTCATCGGGATGGATAGTCTGCTCTTGAAGGGGGTGACGGTGGGCGCGGGCAGCGTGGTGGGGGCCGGGAGCGTGGTCACCCGTGATGTGCCGCCAGGCACCGTGGTTGCAGGCAACCCGGCGCAGGTGGTGCGCACACTGGAGCCGTAG
- a CDS encoding sulfotransferase: MKVFGVGLNKTGTTTLAYCMKKLGFKHTSCNLELMRCVKKNKLGPVFNHADKYESFEDWPWPLIYKEIDERYKNAKFIITRRKNPEKWFDSLYRHALRTGPTEYRQIAYGHTMPVGYKRSHIEQYLKHNQAVRDHFKNRPNKLVEICWEEGDGWKKLCSFLNRDAPDEKLPHRNKGRSKLWSSLSYLKGFVEHRLMKRDLWKP, from the coding sequence ATGAAGGTTTTTGGAGTAGGTCTTAACAAAACAGGTACAACTACACTTGCTTACTGTATGAAAAAGCTTGGTTTTAAGCATACAAGTTGCAATTTGGAGCTTATGCGATGTGTGAAAAAGAACAAGTTAGGGCCAGTTTTTAACCATGCTGATAAGTATGAAAGCTTTGAAGATTGGCCTTGGCCTTTAATATACAAAGAAATAGATGAAAGATATAAAAACGCAAAGTTTATTATCACGCGACGAAAGAATCCCGAGAAATGGTTCGACAGCTTATACCGTCATGCTCTCCGAACGGGACCCACTGAATATCGCCAAATTGCATATGGACATACCATGCCAGTTGGATATAAACGTAGCCATATAGAGCAATACTTGAAGCACAACCAGGCAGTTCGGGATCACTTCAAGAATCGCCCGAACAAATTGGTTGAGATATGTTGGGAAGAAGGGGATGGGTGGAAGAAGCTGTGCAGTTTCTTGAATAGAGATGCGCCTGACGAGAAACTACCTCACAGGAACAAAGGCCGCTCAAAACTCTGGTCTTCACTAAGTTATCTCAAAGGGTTCGTGGAGCACAGGCTAATGAAGCGAGATCTGTGGAAACCGTAG
- a CDS encoding glycosyltransferase family 4 protein translates to MQLLVAHSGRQHAHQLAQALHEHRMLARYWTGVPTADPVTKGAMYKRIAQGSPQPTTALPDGSVRHCYIAPMVRRIAKAVCTDPGVMVDWGHRADGWFDAWVARRVDWSRVDGVIGYENSALHTFKAARRRGLPTILDAASFHHAWQDQHYTYVESDAVHARINRRKDEEIAQADHILTVSELARQSYLAAGVPADRVTSVPMGATLKDFAPSPKPVQEDVFTFLFVGQAGPRKGMDLLLQAARQLSDNGLDFNVQVAGGIDASMQDAINEASAVQALGYLGRPALVEALQAADCLVLPSRHDSFGRVVVEALATGTPVLVSEHVGAKEVITEDVTGWTVPAEDAGALADRMRWCITHRGEVRAMRDDAVQTAQQYSWAAYRKRVVDVIRNILD, encoded by the coding sequence ATGCAATTACTGGTTGCCCATTCCGGACGTCAACACGCGCACCAACTGGCCCAAGCGCTTCACGAACATCGGATGCTGGCGCGGTACTGGACGGGCGTTCCCACGGCGGATCCTGTAACCAAAGGGGCAATGTACAAGCGCATCGCGCAGGGGAGCCCGCAGCCTACCACCGCACTCCCCGATGGAAGCGTGCGGCACTGCTACATCGCGCCGATGGTGCGCCGCATAGCCAAGGCCGTGTGCACCGATCCGGGCGTGATGGTCGATTGGGGACACCGTGCCGATGGGTGGTTCGATGCGTGGGTGGCCCGCCGGGTCGACTGGTCGCGTGTCGACGGCGTGATCGGATATGAGAATTCGGCGCTACACACCTTCAAGGCCGCACGCCGCCGGGGGCTTCCCACAATTCTGGATGCCGCGAGCTTTCATCATGCCTGGCAGGACCAGCATTACACGTACGTAGAGTCTGATGCCGTTCATGCACGCATCAACCGCCGAAAAGACGAGGAGATTGCGCAGGCCGACCATATTTTGACGGTTTCGGAGCTGGCGCGGCAGAGTTATCTGGCCGCAGGAGTGCCCGCGGACCGGGTCACCTCGGTCCCGATGGGGGCCACGTTAAAGGACTTTGCGCCGTCCCCTAAGCCTGTGCAAGAAGATGTATTCACCTTCTTGTTTGTGGGGCAAGCAGGACCACGCAAGGGCATGGACCTGTTGCTTCAGGCCGCTCGGCAGCTATCGGACAACGGCTTAGACTTTAACGTTCAGGTGGCGGGTGGCATTGATGCATCGATGCAAGATGCCATCAATGAGGCATCGGCCGTTCAAGCACTGGGATATTTAGGCCGCCCGGCGCTGGTAGAGGCGTTGCAAGCAGCCGACTGCCTGGTGCTGCCGTCGCGTCATGATTCCTTCGGACGCGTGGTGGTGGAGGCGCTGGCCACCGGCACGCCGGTGCTGGTAAGCGAGCACGTGGGGGCCAAGGAGGTGATCACGGAGGATGTAACCGGCTGGACGGTGCCCGCGGAGGATGCGGGCGCGCTGGCGGATCGGATGCGTTGGTGCATCACGCACCGCGGAGAGGTGCGCGCCATGCGCGACGATGCGGTCCAAACCGCTCAACAGTATTCGTGGGCGGCGTACCGGAAGCGGGTGGTGGACGTCATACGAAATATTTTGGATTAG
- a CDS encoding O-antigen ligase family protein, whose protein sequence is MAKDVALIGAAVLFGQRHGFHLARPLRRTFLPVLWGAFVFVVVLQAFNFNTPSLAVGVLGVRSYLLYSVLLILLPVALERVRRPEHVITAIVLVGVVPVLLLGWYQFYQPVGSWINQYVAEDMAEVGVLSNPRITGTFSYIGGMGAFLSFALFLGMGILLAGLKHKHRWYQWLGGGLLLLALIVAPMNGSRSVVYGVFVPLPFILYASLRRQKKGGVLAGIIVLLALGGVVASESEWAAQGWETIEYRIENASDQDTRIQTMLLDPFYKLSVGGLTGYGTGATHQAAGALSASGRVSIPGVYYEGELGRVIIELGIVGGALFVLLKLFLAWVAWQAMVRARTAWRSLLSIVAFGKLFLSAGAGMIVFNHIAGALYWICAGCAVWVWSRQEIERNAYRAA, encoded by the coding sequence GTGGCCAAGGACGTCGCGTTGATTGGTGCTGCGGTGCTCTTTGGACAGCGTCACGGCTTTCATCTGGCGCGCCCCTTGCGCCGTACGTTCCTGCCGGTGCTGTGGGGCGCATTTGTGTTTGTGGTGGTGCTGCAGGCGTTTAACTTCAACACACCGTCGCTGGCTGTGGGGGTGTTGGGGGTCCGCAGTTATTTGCTCTACAGCGTGCTGCTTATTCTCTTGCCCGTAGCACTGGAGCGCGTCCGGCGCCCCGAGCACGTCATTACGGCGATTGTGCTTGTGGGCGTCGTGCCGGTGCTGCTACTGGGCTGGTATCAGTTCTACCAGCCGGTTGGTAGCTGGATTAACCAGTACGTGGCCGAAGATATGGCTGAGGTGGGCGTATTGAGTAACCCGCGTATCACAGGCACGTTTAGCTATATTGGCGGCATGGGGGCATTTTTGTCGTTTGCCCTGTTTCTTGGCATGGGCATTCTGCTGGCGGGATTGAAGCACAAACACCGATGGTACCAATGGCTGGGCGGAGGATTGCTCTTATTGGCCCTCATCGTGGCGCCCATGAATGGCTCACGGAGCGTCGTGTATGGCGTGTTTGTCCCACTTCCTTTCATTTTGTATGCGAGTTTGCGTCGGCAAAAGAAGGGCGGCGTTCTGGCCGGAATCATCGTGCTGTTAGCACTTGGCGGCGTCGTGGCCTCGGAAAGTGAGTGGGCGGCCCAGGGGTGGGAGACCATCGAGTACCGAATCGAAAATGCTTCAGATCAGGATACACGCATCCAGACCATGCTGCTTGATCCGTTCTACAAGCTATCGGTAGGGGGACTCACCGGGTATGGCACGGGCGCAACGCACCAGGCGGCCGGCGCGTTGTCGGCCAGCGGAAGGGTTAGCATACCGGGCGTCTATTACGAAGGCGAGTTGGGGCGTGTCATTATCGAGCTCGGCATTGTTGGCGGCGCACTCTTTGTCTTGCTCAAGCTTTTTCTTGCGTGGGTGGCGTGGCAAGCGATGGTGCGGGCCCGAACGGCGTGGCGTAGCCTATTGTCGATCGTGGCTTTTGGGAAGCTATTTCTTTCTGCCGGGGCTGGTATGATTGTCTTCAACCATATTGCTGGAGCACTTTACTGGATCTGTGCCGGGTGTGCGGTGTGGGTGTGGAGCCGGCAAGAGATTGAGCGCAATGCCTATCGCGCCGCATAG
- a CDS encoding sulfotransferase domain-containing protein, translating into MQIRNALPTFLICGAQKAGTTALYAALQQHPDICMSRPKETEFFNWRFDRGWKWFESNFAHHNGESAVGEASTRTMPTPEAPERICERLPDVKLVFVLRNPVDRAYSAFWFYLSTGILPAGTDFGTFIRNEGHPLRHEIIQYGEYHKHLKRFKMYFDEDQLLILRYRDLREDARMLVERVDRFIGVDPNEHPELPVKRQNVTQHPSSPTAFSWAKGVWKGVEHRIESVAPKVAYTLRSKGKQIFLRGSRPKLTNADKQYLQKIYQPTIRRTELEAELDFSHWN; encoded by the coding sequence GTGCAAATTAGAAATGCACTCCCCACTTTCCTGATCTGTGGTGCTCAGAAGGCGGGTACGACAGCACTCTATGCCGCTTTGCAGCAGCATCCAGACATATGCATGAGTCGTCCAAAGGAGACTGAATTTTTTAACTGGCGCTTTGACCGAGGATGGAAATGGTTCGAGTCGAACTTTGCTCACCACAACGGCGAATCAGCTGTTGGCGAGGCCTCCACACGGACCATGCCGACGCCTGAGGCGCCCGAACGTATTTGTGAGAGGCTTCCAGATGTTAAGTTAGTCTTCGTGTTGCGTAACCCAGTTGATCGCGCATACTCCGCATTCTGGTTTTACCTCTCAACAGGTATTTTGCCAGCCGGAACAGATTTCGGAACCTTTATACGAAATGAGGGGCATCCGCTTCGTCATGAGATCATCCAGTATGGTGAGTACCATAAACATCTGAAGCGCTTCAAAATGTACTTCGATGAAGATCAACTTCTCATTCTACGATATCGCGACTTGCGTGAAGATGCGCGCATGCTGGTAGAGAGAGTAGATCGGTTTATCGGAGTAGACCCGAATGAACATCCTGAGCTTCCTGTCAAGAGGCAGAATGTTACGCAGCACCCATCGTCCCCTACTGCTTTCTCTTGGGCAAAAGGTGTTTGGAAAGGTGTGGAGCACAGAATAGAGTCAGTAGCTCCTAAAGTTGCATATACACTGCGTAGCAAAGGGAAACAGATTTTCCTCCGTGGAAGCCGCCCAAAGCTTACTAACGCAGATAAGCAGTATCTCCAGAAAATCTACCAGCCAACGATCAGACGCACCGAGTTAGAGGCAGAACTTGACTTTTCCCATTGGAACTGA
- a CDS encoding glycosyltransferase family 4 protein gives MRILGLLTDAFGGYGGIAAANRQFLRALCAADAVDEVVALPRLMPEPPGPWPDALSYRRDGLGGLGSYGAALARLLLRDRSFDLIWCGHIHLVPLALAARALTGAPVLLHIHGIDAWTPTDRGLVNRLVPFVDAFVGVSAVTNRRFTAWSGVPSARGFVVPNTIGFEALTPGPRDAALVDRYGLTGRFVCMTMGRLVGPERKKGFDRMLEVLPRVAETRPAVAYLIVGKGPDQPRLAAKAERLGVRDRVVFAGFVPEEEKAAHFRLADVYAMPSEGEGFGLVLLEAMACGAPVIASTRDGSQEALAQGRFGRLIDPRDDAALCAALRHPPPAPDRAAVVDTFGPAAYRQHVAALLDAVVPTASR, from the coding sequence ATGCGCATCTTGGGCCTCTTAACCGACGCGTTTGGCGGCTACGGCGGCATCGCGGCGGCCAACCGTCAGTTTTTGCGCGCGCTGTGTGCGGCGGATGCCGTCGACGAGGTGGTGGCCCTGCCGCGCCTCATGCCGGAACCGCCCGGCCCGTGGCCCGACGCCCTCTCGTACCGTCGCGACGGCCTCGGCGGCCTCGGCTCGTACGGCGCGGCCCTCGCTCGGTTGCTGCTGCGCGACCGCTCGTTCGATCTCATCTGGTGCGGCCACATCCACCTGGTGCCGCTCGCCCTCGCCGCCCGCGCGCTCACCGGCGCGCCGGTGCTCCTGCACATTCACGGCATCGACGCCTGGACCCCAACCGACCGGGGGCTCGTCAACCGCCTCGTGCCGTTTGTGGATGCGTTTGTAGGGGTGAGTGCCGTCACCAACCGCCGCTTCACGGCGTGGAGCGGCGTGCCGTCCGCCCGCGGCTTTGTGGTGCCCAACACCATCGGCTTCGAGGCGCTCACCCCGGGCCCACGTGACGCAGCTCTCGTGGATCGCTACGGCCTTACCGGTCGCTTTGTCTGCATGACGATGGGCCGCCTGGTGGGCCCCGAGCGCAAGAAGGGATTCGACCGGATGCTGGAGGTGCTCCCGCGCGTGGCCGAAACCCGCCCCGCGGTGGCCTACCTGATCGTGGGCAAAGGCCCCGACCAGCCCCGCCTGGCGGCAAAAGCCGAGCGGCTAGGCGTGCGCGACCGGGTGGTGTTCGCGGGCTTCGTGCCCGAAGAGGAGAAGGCGGCGCACTTTCGTCTGGCCGACGTGTACGCCATGCCCAGCGAGGGCGAAGGGTTCGGCCTCGTCTTGCTCGAGGCGATGGCCTGCGGCGCACCCGTCATTGCGAGCACCCGCGACGGGAGTCAGGAGGCGCTGGCACAGGGGCGCTTCGGCCGCCTGATTGACCCGCGCGACGACGCCGCCCTCTGCGCGGCCTTGCGCCACCCGCCGCCCGCGCCCGATCGAGCGGCGGTGGTGGACACATTCGGTCCGGCGGCCTACCGGCAGCACGTCGCGGCCCTGCTTGATGCCGTGGTCCCCACCGCCTCACGGTGA
- a CDS encoding glycosyltransferase family 4 protein, which translates to MKTVVYSKPFFPLMGGLERNTLSLCLALEELGHSPHLFTETAQAQEDTYSFPVTRSTSVLELYKLLGEADLLIVNGNVSLRAIVPAIIRGIPYAVIYHNYEGYARRGSGPRTRIENWIREQVARNSAANIFTSTYGKQHADVPESRSHVVFNPVDREMEPLYEDIHQSERNAKQPLLFAGRLIAGKGIFVLMDAIEMIPQELRPPIMFAGEGEDQGTLEKRAREIDGDIELAGRLNSEQLVEAYHQARALVVPSTTHKEGNPLVIAESIYAGTPVIASDQPPMIESVGKAGQIVEQGDAKALVSAIRSLYENESIYRETLQHTEERRAKFSFAHYKQRIRAIISTLD; encoded by the coding sequence ATGAAGACAGTCGTTTATTCGAAGCCGTTTTTCCCGCTGATGGGAGGGCTGGAGCGAAATACCCTCTCGCTCTGTCTTGCGCTTGAAGAACTTGGCCATTCCCCCCATCTCTTCACAGAAACGGCTCAAGCTCAGGAAGACACCTATTCGTTTCCGGTAACGCGCTCTACGTCGGTATTGGAGTTGTACAAACTCCTCGGAGAGGCTGATCTTCTCATTGTGAATGGCAATGTGTCTCTGCGTGCCATTGTGCCTGCAATTATACGGGGCATTCCATACGCAGTCATCTATCATAACTACGAGGGATACGCGCGACGAGGAAGCGGGCCAAGAACGCGTATCGAGAACTGGATCCGAGAGCAAGTTGCACGAAACAGTGCCGCTAACATCTTTACGAGCACGTATGGGAAGCAGCACGCGGATGTCCCTGAAAGTCGATCACATGTTGTGTTCAACCCGGTTGATCGTGAGATGGAACCGCTGTATGAGGACATCCACCAGAGCGAGCGCAATGCAAAGCAACCGCTGTTATTTGCTGGGCGTCTGATAGCCGGGAAAGGAATATTTGTTTTAATGGACGCGATTGAGATGATCCCTCAGGAGCTGCGTCCTCCCATAATGTTTGCTGGTGAGGGGGAGGATCAGGGCACATTAGAGAAGCGAGCCCGTGAGATAGATGGTGACATCGAGTTGGCTGGACGGCTGAATAGTGAGCAACTAGTTGAAGCCTACCATCAAGCGCGAGCGTTGGTTGTGCCTTCCACAACACACAAAGAGGGTAATCCGCTCGTAATTGCGGAGTCGATCTATGCTGGGACGCCGGTTATCGCCTCCGATCAGCCGCCAATGATTGAGTCTGTGGGCAAAGCAGGTCAAATTGTCGAGCAAGGAGATGCGAAGGCACTTGTGTCAGCAATCCGGTCCTTGTACGAAAATGAATCTATATATCGAGAAACGCTCCAGCATACGGAAGAACGAAGGGCTAAGTTCAGCTTTGCTCATTACAAGCAGAGAATCAGAGCTATTATCTCTACTTTAGATTAA